The genomic region AACAACAGAGGAAGTAATGAGGATACTTAGTAATATATCAAAAGTGGAAGAAACTCAACCTATTTTAGGAGCAGAAGATTTTTCAAGGTTTTTGCAGAAGGCTAAGGGAACTTACTTCTTCCTAGGTACTAGGAACGAAAAGTTAGGATGCATTTATCCTAATCACAGTTCAAAGTTCTGCGTAGATGAAAGCGTTCTGAAGTTAGGCGCGTTGGCTCATGCAGCTTTAGCTATTGAATTTACAAATAAGAAAGAATAAGAGAGAAAAATAATATAACTGTATAGTTAAGGTTTTCTTTTTACTTCTTCCCATTTTCCATTAAATAATACATATTTTCCATCTTTTGCTATTATTTTTCCTTTCTTAATAACAAACTTGGGAGGTTCCATGAAACGTAATAAATCTATAACATCGTCTGCGTTAGTTATTAGGAGGTTAGCGTCATTACCTTCTTTTATTCCGTAATTTTTAACTCTCCAGGCCTTTGCTGAATTAAAAGTAATTAAATTAATTGAATTTAACAGCTCTTCTGCTCCCGTTAACTGATCCATGTGAATTGCCACAAATAATACTTGTAACATATTACCCGACCCTAAAGGATACCAAGGATCCATTATGCAATCATGCCCTAACGCTACATTAACGTTAAATTTCATCATTTCCTTTATTGGAGCATTGCCTCTCCTCTTTGGATAACCTTCTAGTCTGCCCTGAAGTACTGCGTTTATTAAAGGATTTGGAACTACGGTAATTCCTGCCCTTGAAACTGTAGGTAATATTCTAAATCTATAAGCAGGATCCCAGCTATGCATTGCTGTAACGTGACCTGCAGTTACTCTTCCTTCCCAAGAATTATTTATAGTCTCCTTAGCTAAAACCTCTAGGAACCTTGAATTAGGGTCGTCAGTCTCATCTATATGACCGTCAACGTCCTTATTATATTCTCTAGCAAGCTCAAAGGCAAATTTTATCGATTTAACTCCGTCTTCTCTAGTAATTTCATTGTGAGGAATTAAACCTACGTTGTCCGCACCCTCTTCTATTGCTTTCCTTAATATTTCGTCATTACCTTTATCCGTATATATACCGTCCTGAGGAAATGCGGTTATTTGAATTTCGGCTACGTCTTTCATATCTTCCTTAACTTTCTTTATAGCTCTAAGGAGCTTCAAAGACTTCTCAGTAACATCTACGTGCGTCCTTATCCATAAAGTGCCGTAGGCTACCATTAATTTCACTGCAGTAATAGCATTCCTATATACTTCATCCTCTGTTAATTTACCTCTAATTTCTTGCCATACCCTTATACCTTCCCATAAAGTACCGCTAATATTCATTACGGAAGTAAAGGCACTATCTAAATGAAAATGCATGTTAAAATACGGTGGAATTACAAGTTTATTCTCTGCATCTATTACCTCGTCACCTCTGCAATCTCCTATGCAAGAAATTCTTTCTCCTTCCACCTTTATATTCACAATCCTTCCGTCGAGTAGCTTAGCGTTCTTTATGAGCATATGTAGTTTTTACAGTAGGATTTAATAAATTAGTTATTAACAACGATTTTCCTCTTTGGCCAAGTTATCACGCTAACGAATACTAATATTAACGAGAATATAACGAAACCGTCTATAAATTTAGCTAAAGCAGATATTCCGTACAAGGATGAAATCACTCCTAGAATTATGTTAGCAATACCTCCCATTAAGCCCCCCATATTATATGCAAAACCCGAAAGAAAGCCTCTCACATTTATTGGCACAGAGTCAGCTAAAAGAAGTGGCATGACCGGCCAGAAACCAGTTGAAAAAGCAAAGCCCACTGTTCCTATAAACATTATATAAGGATTAATTAAAAAGGAGAAAATTGGAACAGAGAAGGGAATCGAAGCAAGTAAACCTATAACACCGGCATAGATTAGTTTCCTTTTATTAATCTTATCTGCTAATTTACCGAAAAGCACGAACGAACCGGCGAGAATCATATTAGCTACGAGCATTAAAGTTGCTAAGAAATATGGAGGCATTTTTGCATAATACAATGCTATAGTAGTATAATTGCCAAATACGGAAAAGTAAGCAATAAACATTCCGCTCATTGCTAATGTTGCCTTTATTAGTACATCGAGGTAATCCTTATACCTCGGTTTTTCAACTTCAGTCTTCTTTATACTTTCTCCAACTTTAAGCTGAATGTAAGGAAGAAGAATAAGAGGAAATGCTCCAGTTAACAGAAATAGTCTCCAATCACTTGCCAAACTTGATAAGAAAATGAAATAAGTAACTGCAGTTAAAGCATAACCTATTCCGTAACCTGCCTGATAGATCCCTGTAACGAATCCTCTAGCACTTACAGGAGCTTTTTCATAAGCTAATACCATCCCTGCAGTCCACGCAGCACCCATGAATAATCCTTCTAATCCCCTGAAGACAAATAACAAGAGCGCGTTTGGAGAGAAAGCCATTAAGCCTTGAAATAACGCATAACCTCCCGTTCCTATAATCATTACTGGTTTTCTACCCATTAGATCGGCATATTTTCCAAATATCATTCCTCCTGCTACTCTTCCTATTAGCCCTAGAGCAAATAATATAGATATATCGAGGTAATTTAACGAGAATGCTATCATTAAGTAGGAATAAACATAAGTAATGAGGAGTAAATCGTAAATGTTTCCTGCCCAAGAAAGCGTGGAAGATATTGTTGCATGAATATACTCCTTCATTAAGATAATTGCTATTTTAAGCATTTTTTAAACATATCCTACCTATTTATTAAAAATTATTAAGTTCTCTACGCATAGCAATAGAAGATAATTAAAAAAGATTTCAAATTTTTAAATCATAAAGGAAAGTTTTGTTTAAACAAAGTTAATGAGAAAATCTAGAACCTTTTCAGAATCCCTTCTATATATTTCTTCATAGTTAATCCATTTTCCCTTATAATTGGCAATTATAAGTAATGATGCACTCCTTATGCCGTGAAGCTTACTTAATAGGAAAATTGTACCGCTCTCCATATCTACAGCATCGTCAAATTTTAAATGACTCTCTGAATAGAAATCGTCGCTCTGAAATAAGGTGCCATAATTAACTTCTAATCCTTGAGACTTGAGAAAATAATAAAGTTTGTAAGCTAATTCTAAGTCTGGAGATAAAGCGGGCATTATATCTTCTCTAATAATCTGATATAGAGAACTCTTGTCGTGATGAGTTACTCCTATTGGAATAAAATAACTGCCTACCTTAATTTTCTCGTTTAATGAGCCTGCTGTGCCGTACCTTAGAATGAGTTTAACTCCATTACCTACTAATTCATTAATAATAAGCGAAGTCGATGGACCTCCAACTCCATGAGTAGAGATTACTATTTCTTTACCTTTTCTTTCTCCAATGAATATTAAAAATCCTCTTTTCCTAATTTCCTCCTTAACGTTAATGAAAGATGAAATTATTTCGGCAACTTCAGGTTCCTCAACTATAACGCATTTTTCTGGAACTTTCCTTTCTAAAACGAGCATATAAGTTTCTCCTTTCTAGAGGTTTAAATTCCCTCTTGCTGAAATCTTTTTAATTTTTAAATGGTATGTTACCCTTTGATAGTTAAGACTTTAAAATTGATAGAGCTTTTTTAAATAAAATAAACAGTATTTAATGATAAAAATAAAAAAGTTTTTATTAAGATTCAATGAGTTTTCCTAGATAGGAAATGTTTCTAACTCCCAGAGAGCAGGAAAAACTTCTCATTTCTTGGGCTGCAGAGTTAGCTAGGAGAAGGAAAGCTAAAGGGCTAAAGTTGAATTACGAGGAGGCAATGGCAATAATAGTTGATTACATTATGGAAAGTGCAAGAGAAGGAAAGCCAATGAGTGAAATAATAAAGGGAGCTCAAGAACTTTTGAAGGAAGAAGATGTAATGGAAGGAGTTCCGGATTTGTTAGACATTGTACAAGTTGAGGCAACTTTCCCAGACGGAACAAAATTAGTTACTGTAAGAAATCCAATAAAATCTTCGTCATCAATGAGGACCTTTGAAATAAAAGAAGGAGAAATAGAAATACCGGAAGACGGAGAAATAGAAATTACTAACACTGGCGATAGGCCAATACAAGTTAGTTCTCATTTCCACTTATTTGAAGTAAATAAGGCTTTAAAGATGGATAGAGAAAAAGCCTTTGGTTTCAGATTGGCAATTCCTGCAGGTACAGCAATAAGGTTCGAGCCGGGGCAAACTAAAGTAGTAAAAATAAGAAAAATTGGAGGAAATAGGAGAGTAACTGGATTGAATGGCTTAACTGAAGGTTCGTTGGATCATAATAAGAGCGAAGCAATAAAAAGGGCGAAAGAGAGGGGATTCATGTGAAAATATCTAGGGAAAGATATGCAGAACTTTACGGGCCTACAGAAGGAGATAAGATAAGGTTAGCTGACACCAACCTTTATGTAACAATAGAGAAGGATCTAATAACTAAGGGTGAGGAACTAGTATTTGGAGCTGGAAAAGTAGCAAGGGATGGTTTGGGCTTACTGCCTACAGCTAAAGAAGAAGAGGCAATGGATCTTGTTATAACTAATGCAGTCATAATAGATCCTATGATAGGAATTGTAAAGGCAGACATAGGTATAAAAGATGGCATAATAGTTGGAATAGGTCACGCTGGAAATCCTTTTACAATGGACGGAGTTGATTTTGTAGTAGGCTCTAATACTGAAATAATATCTGGAGAAGGGCTAATTGCTACTCCAGGATTTATAGATACTCACGTTCATTGGGTTGCTCCTCAGCAGGTCTTTGATGCTTTGTCTGCAGGTTTTACTACAATAATAGGTGGAGGAACTGGTCCGGCAGAAGGTACTAAAGCAGTTACCGCTACGCCTGGTAGTTGGAACTTAAAGATGATGATGCAAGCCTTAGATGTATTCCCTATGAACTTCGGCTTAACAGGTAAAGGTTCCTCTAGTAGGATAACAATGGAAAAAGCTATTGAGGCGGGAGCTTGCGGTTTTAAAGTTCACGAGGATTGGGGAGCTATGCCGAGAGTAATAGATGAAACTTTGACGGTAGCAGATGAATACGATGTTCAAGTTACTATACATACAGATACTTCAAACGAGAGCGGGTACTTAGAAGATACTTTGAATGCAATTGGAGGAAGGACAATTCACGCATATCACGTTGAAGGAGCAGGTGGAGGTCATGCACCCGACATAATAAGGATTGCCGGTGAGCCAAACGTCTTACCTTCTTCAACAAATCCTACAAAGCCTTATACTATACACACCTATGAGGAACACTTAGAAATGTTAATGGCAGTACATCATTTAAATCCAAAAGTCCCAGAAGACGTTGCTTACGCCGAATCGAGAATAAGGGCTGAGACTATGGCTGCGGAGGACTATTTACATGACCTAGGGGCAATTAGCATGATGTCGTCCGACTCGCAAGCAATGGGAAGAGTTGGAGAAACGGGAATAAGAACTTTCCAATTGGCACATAAGATGAAGGAATTAGGTTTAATAAAAATGGACGATAACTTCAGAGTTTTAAGATACTTAGCTAAAATCACTATTAACCCAGCAATTACTCATGGAATTTCTGACTATGTAGGGAGTTTATTACCAGGAAGAATAGCTGATATTGTACTTTGGAATCCTAAATTCTTTCCAGTAAAACCTTACATGGTAATTAAAGGAGGTGCAATTGCGTGGGCTTTAATGGGAGAAACTAATGCGTCGATTGCATATGCCCAGCCAGTGTTATATAAACCAATGTTTGGTTACTACTCAGCCCCGATGGTTTCGTTCTTCTTTACTTCCCAAGAAGGAGTTAATGAAGCCTCTAAAATCCTTAAGAGAAGAGTTTTGCCGGTAAAGAATACTAGGAAATTGGGTAAAAAGGATATGAAATATAATAATTCCTTGCCTAAAATAGAAGTTGACCCGGATACTTACGAAGTAAAAGTTGACG from Acidianus ambivalens harbors:
- the ureC gene encoding urease subunit alpha — its product is MKISRERYAELYGPTEGDKIRLADTNLYVTIEKDLITKGEELVFGAGKVARDGLGLLPTAKEEEAMDLVITNAVIIDPMIGIVKADIGIKDGIIVGIGHAGNPFTMDGVDFVVGSNTEIISGEGLIATPGFIDTHVHWVAPQQVFDALSAGFTTIIGGGTGPAEGTKAVTATPGSWNLKMMMQALDVFPMNFGLTGKGSSSRITMEKAIEAGACGFKVHEDWGAMPRVIDETLTVADEYDVQVTIHTDTSNESGYLEDTLNAIGGRTIHAYHVEGAGGGHAPDIIRIAGEPNVLPSSTNPTKPYTIHTYEEHLEMLMAVHHLNPKVPEDVAYAESRIRAETMAAEDYLHDLGAISMMSSDSQAMGRVGETGIRTFQLAHKMKELGLIKMDDNFRVLRYLAKITINPAITHGISDYVGSLLPGRIADIVLWNPKFFPVKPYMVIKGGAIAWALMGETNASIAYAQPVLYKPMFGYYSAPMVSFFFTSQEGVNEASKILKRRVLPVKNTRKLGKKDMKYNNSLPKIEVDPDTYEVKVDGVIPKVPPAKSLPLTQLYFMF
- a CDS encoding urease subunit gamma — translated: MFLTPREQEKLLISWAAELARRRKAKGLKLNYEEAMAIIVDYIMESAREGKPMSEIIKGAQELLKEEDVMEGVPDLLDIVQVEATFPDGTKLVTVRNPIKSSSSMRTFEIKEGEIEIPEDGEIEITNTGDRPIQVSSHFHLFEVNKALKMDREKAFGFRLAIPAGTAIRFEPGQTKVVKIRKIGGNRRVTGLNGLTEGSLDHNKSEAIKRAKERGFM
- a CDS encoding MFS transporter, with the protein product MLKIAIILMKEYIHATISSTLSWAGNIYDLLLITYVYSYLMIAFSLNYLDISILFALGLIGRVAGGMIFGKYADLMGRKPVMIIGTGGYALFQGLMAFSPNALLLFVFRGLEGLFMGAAWTAGMVLAYEKAPVSARGFVTGIYQAGYGIGYALTAVTYFIFLSSLASDWRLFLLTGAFPLILLPYIQLKVGESIKKTEVEKPRYKDYLDVLIKATLAMSGMFIAYFSVFGNYTTIALYYAKMPPYFLATLMLVANMILAGSFVLFGKLADKINKRKLIYAGVIGLLASIPFSVPIFSFLINPYIMFIGTVGFAFSTGFWPVMPLLLADSVPINVRGFLSGFAYNMGGLMGGIANIILGVISSLYGISALAKFIDGFVIFSLILVFVSVITWPKRKIVVNN
- a CDS encoding amidohydrolase family protein; protein product: MLIKNAKLLDGRIVNIKVEGERISCIGDCRGDEVIDAENKLVIPPYFNMHFHLDSAFTSVMNISGTLWEGIRVWQEIRGKLTEDEVYRNAITAVKLMVAYGTLWIRTHVDVTEKSLKLLRAIKKVKEDMKDVAEIQITAFPQDGIYTDKGNDEILRKAIEEGADNVGLIPHNEITREDGVKSIKFAFELAREYNKDVDGHIDETDDPNSRFLEVLAKETINNSWEGRVTAGHVTAMHSWDPAYRFRILPTVSRAGITVVPNPLINAVLQGRLEGYPKRRGNAPIKEMMKFNVNVALGHDCIMDPWYPLGSGNMLQVLFVAIHMDQLTGAEELLNSINLITFNSAKAWRVKNYGIKEGNDANLLITNADDVIDLLRFMEPPKFVIKKGKIIAKDGKYVLFNGKWEEVKRKP